GGTCTGGGAAGTCTTTTAGGTAGAAGCGGATTAAGgattatatgttttgtaaatcGAACTACGAAAGGGTCTGATTTCCCACGGCAacatacgtaggcagtctacataagactcggtccctatattattaaaatatatatcCCTTATCCCCGTGTAAAGGGCATTAAAGAAGTTGCTCCAGAATAGTCGAATCAACCACCGACGACAACAAAAGCAAGTCAACCATAGACTCCCCAACCAAAATCCAATAAaaccaaaatccaaaaaaatccaaaaacctTCAGAATGGAGGACCAATAGAATGTTCGGATTGAACGCATGAATTTCTATACTTTATGTGCTTACTTGCAAAATTGTGTGTGATTATCTTGTATTGATTATTATCACCTAACGTACGAACGTCATTTGGCTttgagttttttctttttttaaagaagGGGTTGATTCGTGTCATGTCACGCTAGTATACTTCACCAGATCCGAGGCCACGACAGCATCCTTTTTTGAACAAACCAAAGGAAACGAAAAACTGATAGGTACTTTGAAAGACGAGTACAACAAGAATGAACCCAATGTGAGGGATTCGGTATCCCCAGACCCGAAAGAGGCATTGCACCACGAGGATGTGATTACCATTCTGTTTGAAAAGGTTGCTGATCttcaaaaaaagatgaaaaatctaAATTGGCCAATGCCGCTAAAGAAACATCTGCTGAAGCAAGGAGGCCTCCTCTGCCGTTTGCATCTTTGAGTTTTCTAGTGCCTGACCATTTTCCCGCTTACCCTACTAGAACCGCACCATCCACCCAGAATCCACTCACTGCTGAACATATTGGTACCTCTTACCACGCTCCACCACCCGCCAACACAATCCAAATCCCCGGAACTACCCACTCCGTACCCTCATACCAAGCACCATTACCTACTCACACTAATCCCATCATCCGCCAAAGCACTGTTACCCTACCAAGCTAGCTCATGAGCTTCATCAGTTAGCCAGCCTAGGAGTTTGATTATTAGAATCAGGTGATACAAAAGTTACAGTTCAGGATACAGCGACATCATCCTTAGTAGCTGAGGTTAAGGAACACCAGTATGAGGACCCTTCTTTGGTTCAGTATAGGGAGACAGCCCCACAGAAAAAGAAGTCACCCTTTGAGATTTCTAGAGACGGAGTTCTCAGTTATCGAGAAAGATTGTGCATTTCgaatgttgcaggattacgtcaGCAGATTATGgcagaagctcattattcccaCTACTCTATTCATTTAGGGTCGATGAAGACGTACCATGATATCAGAGAGATTTACTtgtggaatggtatgaagaaagatatagcagagtttgtggCCCAATGCcctaattgtcagcaggtaaaggttgagcatcagaagcctggtggattattaGGGATATAGAGATTCCAACTCTGAAATAGGaggcaattaatatggatttcattacaggcttacctcattCCCAGTGCAAGAttgattcgatatgggtgattgttgatagacttacaaagtcagcacattttctacctatcaggactacttattccaCTGAGGATTATGtgaagttatatattaaggagatagtgcgacttgatggtgttccaatatctattatttcagacagaggtgcatagtttacagctaacttctagagatccttccagaaaggattggggacaTAGGTGAACCTTCGTACAACATTCCATCCCCAGATAGACGGgcaggctgagcgtactattcagatgcatgaggatatgctacgagcatgtgtgatcaacttcagaggtagctaggattatcatttgccacttattaaGTTAAggtataataatagctaccattccagtatccagatggccccgtatgaagcccTATATGGGTGGAAGTGCAGatctcctattggatggtttaaGGTCGGAGAATTAAGGTTGATTGACCCTGATTTGGTCCAACAGGTGATGGAAAAGGTTAAGCTCATTTAGGAGAGGTTATTAGTAGCTCAGAGttgccaaaagtcttatgcagataatagACGATGAGATTTAGAGTTATAGGTAGATGACtaggtgttcttgaaggtatcaccaatgaagggcATCATGAGGTTCGATAAAACGGGGAAGCTTAGGTCTCGATATATTGGCCCTTACAGGATTATACGTAGAGTAGGCCGagtagcctatgaattagacctaccttcagacttggagtctgtacatccagtcttccatgtatctatgctccgtaagtgcatCAGAGATCCTTCCAGGGATGTACCTGTATAGGATGTCCAAGTTATAAAGCAGTTATCCTACGAGGAAGTCCCTGTTTCTATTCTAGATCGCCAGGTTCGTAGGTTGCGAACCAAAGACGTAGCTTTCATAAAAGTACTCTAGAGGAATAAGAATGCAGATGAGATGACTTGGGACGAtaaagaagatatgaagtctaaaTATCCTCATTTGTTTTTTATCCCAGAGAAGGTTCAGGCTGCGATACCATCATCTTCAGGTATGCATTATATTGtcaattatttttattggtcgtgtgagaccattgttgttattgattatatttgccctgtgtggcattgcaCTATATTGTTGGGTACGTGTGGCAGGTTGGTAGTAATGCGATTACAGAGAAGAATCGGCtgaaattttttaaacttcTGAAGGTTTAACATTAGAGGATTAATGTTTCTAAgagggaaaggatgttacacctcgtacttttgtacgttaagTCTCTTCGTGAGTTGGTTGTCATAGATTTGGAGAGCGAAATTATCTTCCTAGTTTTATAAGATTAGACGTGTTCATCTTGAGTatacgagggtttaagttcatgtttagtatGTGTGgaaaggattagaggttaaactgttggaaggattagagattaaacgaatcgacgagaatgtGTTTCAACAAAAGTtgggatttacggaccgtatatgaaATACGGACTTTATATTTAGTTTACCCCCACCATATTTTGATAACAGTGGGGGTAAGCCACTGTTGGTATTTTATAGTccaattatacagaccgtataatttttactgTCCGTAAATGTGGACTGTGGATATAAGTCGGTGgtagctcttttttttttttatatatatatatttcgtaccctcctcattttatatcattttcttcatttccctAGACCTCTAACACTTCGAGAAACCCTCTCCAACATATGTAATGAACCCCCAAGTGAAGTTAAGGAATTAAAGTGAGAATCAAGTGCCAAAGGTTCCCAAAGTGTTGTTTAaacttgtttctccttcttgtagtagctttggaggatacttcaaggtgaagtaatcttgGAGCTGCCATGTTCTTGAGTCCttgaggtaagaattcatcttatttccatgtttatgagtttatgtgatgGTTATACTaggtttggagggaaagaatttggaaggaaggttcaaatatgaacttgagtttatgttgagttgtAATATGTTTTGAGCCATCTTGTGATTGTGTTTTAAGCTAAATTCTTGTTGTATGGATAGTAGTTGATGTTGAgattgtgttgaggttgttatatttggtgtatttggaagaaggaggTGTATAGGTGTCGTATGCGAAGCGTATGTCAGGCTATTTTATTATATGTCTCTAAATGTTGTCGATGTGAGTTTAAAGGAGGATTATTACAggttgttgtgttgattgttggcAGTTGGATGAGTTTTGATGATTaggaaataggggaaatgctgcccgtttcGTTTTCGAATCGATTTATCGTTTGACATACATGATATGCTAGTATCATCAAAGTTTGTAAGTGCcttcctttgttataggattggagTACTAGTTCGATAGATTTGTCATGGGATTGTGTTgatgacttgaggtatgttaaggctaactctccttcttttggcatgatccataTGAACAAAACGTAAACGTAACACTActccatgatgattctattcttagtagctagagatgttctatgttgattcaTGTCCTAGTAATATTGTTCTTAGCAACCTCCTCTTCAGATTTAGTGTGCTTCATAGAGTCacttgttgatgaaaatgctatctTATAATGATGTTcgtaacgaccttacgtcactccgatagattctGGATGTGCTCTTATCATACTcatacatcatatacatatatatatatatatatatatatatatatatatatatatatatatataatttgtatgtatgtatatgccATGAACactcaggcgttatatacgcgtatactTATATGATATCCATATGGGTTATGGGAAAGGTTACGGCATTATATatgcactaccacctgatcagctggtcatatgatgatgattatgcaCACAGAGGCCAATGTGATACGATAGAaggcccacagaggcttgacaggcgttatatacgcatatatttatatatatatatatatatatatatatatatatatatatatatatatatataaaggacgATGTTGGCGCGTGGTTATCGGGGTGTGGTTAAGAAGACTGTTATTAAGAACAAAgtttaagagaaagagatgaacagtgTAACAAGATTCATGACTGGACAGAgtccagattaaaaaaaaaaaaaaaaaaaaaaaaaaaagccctaAAATTTTGGGAGAGAGACAGAAAATTAGAAatataactacatgataagagaaaatataagagtaaggaagtaccgagtaggattgttaaaaatttatttgaaaacaacattaatttcctgctttgtcctttgaacttttcttattgaaagaacttattgaaaaatttactaCCCCCTCTaagtttggtatcagagcgagaaGATTTTTGGAACCTAAGACTCATCTAAGACTATATGAGAAGACCTTTTTCTGctagaaaaagaaagcaagCACCTGTACCTACTAGACAAGAGTTCATGAGATAACACCGTTTTGCTAAACATATAAGTTTTCACTATCGCATGATCTACATTACTCGAAAAAGACTAGTAAACCTTAGAAGCTCAAGAAAGTTCCTTACCGAACACATTAACTATTTAGACACAGCTTATAGAGAAGAACTGAATAATAATACAGCAGTATTAAGTTTTCGAAATAATCTCCTTTGGGAAATTCATTTTACCAACGACGAGATATTTAGAATTGAAGATTATATTAGACATCTAGAACAAAAAGTAAAGTTTATTCCTTTAGGTTAatagatgcaagatcattattTAGAAGTCAAACAAGAATTAGATAACCTATACCCAGAATATATTAGATTAAGTAGTACCAAAGAAAACCAGTTAAGACTAcaagaattaatagatataatatcaggattagaatataagttgctaagatatataaaatctagaaaaaCCTCAAAAAACCAAAAGCGATTTAGACCATAATAATTGTATGAGAATACTACCCTTTGTTAGACAAATAGCTATAAACCATTAGtatttatatagagatatagagAGAAGACGAGAATATAGACAAGTAGAAAAAGCTTTAAGCGTATATTTAGAAGTAATAAATTCAGAAACTTTATCATCtataatagaaaatagattGTTACAAAGCTTAATCAACGAAGACACAATCTCAGCTATAACGTGGGAATTACAAGGCATAAGAGAAGATATAGAAAGActtacaagtaatatagaacaCCAGAAGAAAGTCTGTAAAATAAAGATTCCTTTAGGGTAATAAATAATGCCAGAAAAaatagatacattaaaaaatatagaatacttagacttaagaatatacccagaaaagaaatatagaacattaaaagatcatagtattataaagtgtaattttaGTAACGGAGACCATATATTACATAGTGAAGACAAACAGTTAAAACGCTAGTagatttagtcataaattttagtgaaaaaatacaagaaaataataaagacaTTATTAGAATATTAGAAGTAGTAGAAGCATCTCAGACtaagcaaaagaaaactttcgaaaaattaGAACAAAATCTTGATTActtaaaaacacaaaaattagaattagaaaagaaagtcCGGACTCTAACTAACAAATTTAATCTAGAAAAAGTACCTACAAAGATGGAAATAGAAAAGTTAGTTAAAGTTATTAcagaaaaaccaaaagaaatagAACTAAAGACAACCCAAATAGTCTCTAAAATAACGCAACATGTAGAAGTTTTAACTAGtgatattaaagaattaaaaaagacaaTAGAGGAACTAAAAGAAATCACTCTTTCATGAGTAGACCAACCTTAGCTCAAGAAGAAGcctcaaaattaatagaaaagtctATACCCTTACCAGCAGACTATAAAGATTATATATCTAACGCTAAATCGGATCAAAtaacactacaacaaaatattacgataatttcattaatattagaaataataaagaaaatagaaataatagtGCCAATGTTAGAATTAATAAGTGAACGCTTACGGTTGTTAAgtgaacaaaaagagaaaaataaagagacctctaaaaataaagaagttgaagaattaatagaccaattaaaaaaggtagaaataacacctcaaaaagaaaaagtcaaaataactaGAAAAGCGCAAAAATGGACCTTCTTTCAACTAGATCAAGAAACGAAGAAGAAAGACAAGAAAGACCAAGAGTAAGTTTTCAGACAATAGAATaggtaataattttttatcaagaattttaagtaGAAGAACGCCAGAAGAAAATAACCAACAACTAAGTGAGGTAATAGATGTAGACCGAGACATAcagattttccaacaaaatcaattaaaactacTAAATCCAAAGACTTTATACAACATAGGACAGTTCTCAAGAACAACACAATTTTTATAGACATTATAGAGAAGAGCAGTTGTCAGCCATAGGAACTAAAGTTACTACTATAAACCTAATAAATCCAGAAGccttaagacaaataaaaaatactggAAGGATGTTAATGCATATGGGATTAATAGTAATAGGATTAAAAGGATTAACTAGAAAAAATTTAGGAACTAAAGTCCTAATAGTAATTTACGATGATAGATGGTCAGACATGAAGAAGTCAATAATCGGAATAACAGAAGTAGATATGACAAATAATGgaggaattttttatattagtccAGACTTTATAATGAATCTAGTAGAATTTGGAAGACATATAAAAATAGGAATACATACtaaaggatacgaagaaatgtgtaatggtaataatttattaatgtcCGAGgcatttttagaaaaaatgactaataatagtaataccaagtttaaaattaaagtagaagATGTCGTAGAATtaatgggaaatagaggaataaatttaattaaacccATAAAAATAAATCCAGAAGAATATGCAGGGTTAGAATGGAAATTAGAAGACTTTAGTAGAAAGAAGATTCTACAGCCAGATTCACACCTAATGTACACTAATTCTAAAGGAGAGACATCTATAAGATTTACCAATTATAATTATACACCACAAAGAGatatagaagaagaaagta
Above is a window of Lycium ferocissimum isolate CSIRO_LF1 unplaced genomic scaffold, AGI_CSIRO_Lferr_CH_V1 ctg3591, whole genome shotgun sequence DNA encoding:
- the LOC132044107 gene encoding uncharacterized protein LOC132044107, whose translation is MEHQGMASRNVKPSNSNRSIWFTMERFELYSLRVAKKLDEKSKLANAAKETSAEARRPPLPFASLSFLVPDHFPAYPTRTAPSTQNPLTAEHIESGDTKVTVQDTATSSLVAEVKEHQYEDPSLVQYRETAPQKKKSPFEISRDGVLSYRERLCISNVAGLRQQIMAEAHYSHYSIHLGSMKTYHDIREIYLWNGMKKDIAEFVAQCPNCQQDVQVIKQLSYEEVPVSILDRQRRFRLRYHHLQVGSNAITEKNRLKFFKLLKV